Part of the Cryptosporangium arvum DSM 44712 genome, ACGCCTCGGAGCCTTCAGGAAGCCTTCAGGGTGGGGCGACAGGGTGCGGCCGTGCGAACGATTCGAGAACTCGGTCAGCTGTCGGGGGTCGTCGGGCGGCGGGCCGCGCTGAGATACGCCGGGCTCGGCCTCGCCGCCGCGGCGCTCGGCGCGTGCGGCGTCGACCTGCCGGGCCGCCACCCCCGGGCCGCCCTGGTCACCGCGTTCGTGAGGGGCACCTGGCGAGTCACCGCCGACGGCGGCGCCGGCTTGCTCACCATCGGCGACGACACCTGGGCCCTCTCCGGCGGCACCCCGCCGCCCGGCCGGAAACACGGCCTGCTCACCGACGCGAGGAACGGCACCTACCGGATCGACGCCGGTGTCCTCACCGTCGAGGTGGCCGGCGAGGGCGCCCCCGACCGCGGCACCGCGATCGCGCTCCCGGCCGAGGTGTCCGGCCACGAGGACTTCAGCGCCACCTGGAGCTACCGCGGCGACGCGTTCACGGTGCCGGTGGCCTGGGACGGCACGAAGCTCGTCGTCCAGATCGTCCACCCGCGCCACGGCGGCCTGATCCTCTACACCGCCGAACGCGCCTAACCGATCACGCCCTCGGAGCGCAGTTGTTTCTGGGCCTTGCGGAGCGTGCGGGTCGCGAAGTCGGCCAGCTCGGGGCCGTTCGGGTGATCGTCGATGAAGTCCCGCCGGCCGATGGCCCAGCCGGCCGTCGCGCTGAGCCCCGGCCGTGACGACTCGAGGGACAGGAACTTCCGGAACGCCTCCCCGACGTCGTCGCGCCGGTTCATCGACAGGTCGCCCGCCCGTTCGGCGACCGCCCGGAACCCGTGCTCGACCACGATGATCGCGTCGCTGCCCGGGAACGTGACGTCGTCGAACTCCATGCCGTCGAACTCGGCGTAGCGCAGGTTGTCGGAGAAGAACGACACCCCGCGCAGGACGGCGGGCGCGCGGTCGTCGCGGGTCTGGCGGCCCAGGAAGCGCACGCCGGACAACCCGCCGAGGAACCGGCACCGCTCGAACGAGCAGCGCGTGAACCCGACGCTCGCCAGCGCCGGGAACGTGGTGTGGGTGAACGTGACGCGCTCGGCCGCGAAGTACGCGAACTTGCTCCCGACCAGGTCGACCGACTCCCACGAGGAACCGGCCACGGACGTGTCGCGCAGGTCGGCCCGGCGCACGGTCGACTCGGCGAGCGACCCGCCGACGATCACCGCGGCCGACAGGTCGACGCTGTCGAAACGGCACTGCCTCCATTCGACGTCGGTCAGGCGCGCCTCGGGGAGCGAGGCGTAGCTCAGATCGAGCCCGGTGAGGCGCGCCCCGGTGACGACCAGCCCGGCCGCGGGTAATCCCCGCAGGTCCAGCAGGCCGTCGACGGTCGCCAGCCCCAGGTCGTCGAGCGAACGTCCGGCGGCTAGCCGTTCGACGACGTGGCGTGCGGACTCGGAATGCCAACGGCGCACGCACGGCAGCATGCCAGCTCCGCGCGCGGGTCGCCGCTCAAACCGTGAGATAGCGACCGGAGAGCAGCAGCATCACCTGGAGCTGAATGGTGTCGCCGTAGTAGTTGCCGCGTTCGACGTCGTTCTCGGCGAGCTTGGTCCAGAGCGCGTCGAGCCAGCGCTGGCCGCCCGGATCGGTCATCGCGCTCACCGCGAGCGGCGCCCAGAACGCGTTCGACTCGTCGGCGTCCTCGCGGGTGCCGTCGAGGCGGTAGCCCGAACCGACCCGGCCGGGGTCGCCCCCGGTGGTGGACCGGAACCAGGCATCGATCGTCCGGGCCGCGGACGTGGACGACGCGTCGCCGGTGAGCAGGGCGTCGGTGCCGAGACGCCACGGGACCCGGCACGCGTTGAACGAGTAGTCACCGTCGTTCGCGGTCTCCAGCACCTTGCCGGTGACCGGCTCGATCCCGTCGCCGCCGGTGCGGGCGAAGTCGGGCAGCAGGCCGGTGTCCGGATCGCGCAGGTCGGCGACCGCGCTCCGGTGGGCGTCGGCGATCGCCGACCACGCGGTGTCGCCGGTCGCCTCCTGGAAGACCCGGAAGTAGTACGGCATCCAGTCCGAGGTCCTGGTCGTGGCGTAGAGCTGCG contains:
- a CDS encoding pentapeptide repeat-containing protein, yielding MLPCVRRWHSESARHVVERLAAGRSLDDLGLATVDGLLDLRGLPAAGLVVTGARLTGLDLSYASLPEARLTDVEWRQCRFDSVDLSAAVIVGGSLAESTVRRADLRDTSVAGSSWESVDLVGSKFAYFAAERVTFTHTTFPALASVGFTRCSFERCRFLGGLSGVRFLGRQTRDDRAPAVLRGVSFFSDNLRYAEFDGMEFDDVTFPGSDAIIVVEHGFRAVAERAGDLSMNRRDDVGEAFRKFLSLESSRPGLSATAGWAIGRRDFIDDHPNGPELADFATRTLRKAQKQLRSEGVIG
- a CDS encoding glycosyl hydrolase family 8 codes for the protein MLLAAVVSCSSSESELSFSGEPTALPHAAVRPSASQDDRDRALIDFYRAWKDEYVHEDCGDGAYQIYSPDAAYPFVSEAQGYGLTIAAMMSGADPDARDLFDGLLTYVLDHPSTRTPDLMAAEQDADCVDKAGGDSATDGDMDVAYGLLLADRLWGSDGDVDYRDLAVKRIRAVKDKTVNPSSELMLLGDWDTTVDPQLYATTRTSDWMPYYFRVFQEATGDTAWSAIADAHRSAVADLRDPDTGLLPDFARTGGDGIEPVTGKVLETANDGDYSFNACRVPWRLGTDALLTGDASSTSAARTIDAWFRSTTGGDPGRVGSGYRLDGTREDADESNAFWAPLAVSAMTDPGGQRWLDALWTKLAENDVERGNYYGDTIQLQVMLLLSGRYLTV